One Chloroflexota bacterium genomic window carries:
- a CDS encoding MBL fold metallo-hydrolase — MELTWYGRSCIRLRGKDAVVVADPYPAIVGPTGRGITGEIVTFSHPDDAPTPRAKGALSRDGLTVLPTSLERAFVLDGPGEYEVREVLITGIGTYRDDAKGQERGRQTAFVVELDGLHTVHLGDIGHLLSEEKLGDIGPVDVACVPVGGALAAPRAAELIAQLDPRIVVPMPMCEDEAACEEALGRFFHELGGTPGPAMARLSVTPSSLPTETTTVRLESRGKA, encoded by the coding sequence ATGGAACTCACCTGGTACGGGCGCTCGTGCATCCGGCTCCGCGGCAAGGACGCCGTCGTCGTCGCCGACCCGTATCCCGCGATCGTCGGGCCGACCGGACGAGGCATCACCGGCGAGATCGTGACCTTCAGCCACCCCGACGACGCCCCGACGCCGAGAGCGAAGGGGGCCCTCTCGCGCGACGGTCTGACGGTCCTGCCGACGAGCCTCGAGCGTGCGTTCGTCCTCGATGGTCCGGGCGAGTACGAAGTACGCGAGGTCCTGATCACCGGGATCGGGACGTACCGCGACGACGCGAAGGGGCAGGAGCGCGGCCGGCAGACGGCATTCGTCGTGGAGCTCGACGGTCTCCACACGGTCCACCTCGGCGATATCGGCCACCTCCTCAGCGAGGAGAAGCTCGGCGACATCGGGCCGGTGGACGTCGCCTGCGTGCCGGTCGGCGGCGCCCTCGCAGCCCCACGCGCAGCCGAGCTCATCGCCCAGCTGGACCCGCGGATCGTCGTCCCGATGCCGATGTGCGAGGACGAGGCGGCCTGCGAGGAGGCCCTCGGACGGTTCTTTCATGAACTCGGCGGAACGCCAGGGCCAGCCATGGCGCGACTCTCCGTGACGCCGTCGAGCCTGCCGACCGAGACGACGACGGTCCGCCTGGAGTCGCGCGGCAAAGCCTGA